The Verrucomicrobiia bacterium genome window below encodes:
- a CDS encoding TIM-barrel domain-containing protein, with product MTLSLALLLGLPAISFADPGNVVSWSSNSLNELTFTCATANVKLEFVDANVVRVRMEPSGAPFNTNTSLTVIKAWARPAISVVDGSTLTVTTPGLQVNVQKTPLRLTFRKLDGTVWLTDTNTTGLSFTAGSPTNTSHMFTMPAGEQFYGLGLVLGKPLSYRGQTRTLYNARSGFSSGAMTDMAVPLMVSSKGYGVFMDNTYSQTWDFTQSGTTQWRALVSNGELNYYFIGGNTPADALNRYGQIVGTAPVAPRWAMGYMQSKYGYRNWSQMYTAVSTFRTNDLPVDTLILDLYWFGSPSVMGGLTWDNTNFPNPSSNLTALANLGVKTINIHEEYINNANQPALSNFNAAAAAHYLLTTDAAMTTPSIQVNNGFYNSAGYVDFSNPSARGWWFSKIKPLYDAGIAGFWTDLGEPEQDNANDYLLGGHRESEMHNVYNFLWHQGLAEGFAANYPNARLYILSRSGFAGDHRFGVGHWTNDTGADWTTFAAHLNAICNYGLSGLNYFGSDIGGFTGTPTDELYVRWFQFGAFCPVFRAHGVDSKPVAPYEFDLFVQDHCRNMMKLHYRLLPYEYTTARETFDTGIPMDRALPLAFPGDTNGFVNGTQFMFGSNIMVAPVITQGAGSRSVYLPGGKWVDLWGGQVLNGPVTTNWPAPMGQIPAFYRDNSITPLGPYVQSSQFDDGSLRGVRVYCSTNAGYTLYDDDGVSTGFRSNQFATTSISAAVLSNSVALNIGGAAGSYVGQPTQRTWQVEVYCTNAVSAVVADGASLASFTSAESLTSAPSGYYVDGAEHLVRMVIPSAPITQSHLVTTYLNQTPPPPYEARINGGGRPYLDHGGAMWVEDRPWHAGSFGINGGGSNMIANAIAGTDDDVLYQSEHLGVTFTALFDCPNGTYETTLYNAETRWNAPGQRLFNVSILGQQVLSNFDIFAAAGGSNKAIAVTFTNIVSSGQLEIDFNDVATAFETNARVSAIRVKKIADPVFESVPPSVAINSPTNGSTVAGTVSVTGLASDNVAVAKVEVSVDNGGWSIATGTTNWSFSLTTPAIVNGLHTISARATDGSGNVSSIPSVTVRVINVPGAYLARISAGNPSNVTDCASNVWVADQAYSPGSFGYSGNGAGGYVNNAISGVCASVWPLYQRERYSTASGGYSYLFDCPPGIYETMLLEAETYWSGSNQRVFNVFLQGQEVLTNFDIFATAGGKNIPVTRVFTCTVAAAQLEMDFIPITDNARASGIQIRKIADLDSDADGIPDWWMLAYFNHPTGQFADNSLANLDADGTGQNNLFKYSAGLNPIDPTAVFVLNVAGVPNQPSQNNLFFAPVASGRTYTPQFSVDLASGIWTQLTGFAGPMTNGGQVTITDLNATQSNKFYRIHITYP from the coding sequence ATGACGCTCTCTTTGGCCCTCCTGCTCGGTCTGCCTGCCATCAGCTTCGCGGATCCCGGTAATGTCGTTTCGTGGTCCAGCAATTCGCTGAACGAACTCACGTTCACTTGCGCGACGGCCAATGTGAAGTTGGAATTCGTTGACGCGAACGTCGTTCGGGTGCGCATGGAACCGAGTGGCGCGCCGTTTAATACGAATACTTCACTGACGGTTATCAAGGCCTGGGCGCGTCCGGCAATCAGTGTGGTGGATGGAAGCACGTTGACGGTTACGACGCCGGGGCTGCAGGTAAACGTGCAGAAGACGCCCTTGCGCCTGACGTTTCGCAAGCTCGACGGAACGGTGTGGCTCACGGACACGAACACGACCGGCCTGTCGTTCACGGCGGGCAGTCCCACCAACACCAGCCACATGTTCACGATGCCGGCTGGCGAGCAGTTTTACGGGCTCGGGCTCGTGCTCGGCAAACCGCTGAGCTATCGCGGACAGACGCGCACACTGTACAACGCGCGCAGCGGATTCTCGTCGGGAGCGATGACGGACATGGCGGTGCCGCTGATGGTGTCGTCGAAGGGTTACGGCGTGTTCATGGACAACACGTACTCGCAGACATGGGATTTCACCCAGTCGGGCACGACACAGTGGCGGGCCTTGGTTTCGAATGGCGAACTAAACTACTACTTCATCGGTGGAAACACCCCGGCGGACGCGTTGAATCGATATGGGCAAATCGTCGGCACCGCGCCTGTCGCGCCGCGTTGGGCAATGGGATACATGCAGTCGAAGTATGGGTATCGCAACTGGTCGCAGATGTACACAGCGGTGAGCACATTTCGGACAAACGACCTGCCGGTGGACACACTGATTCTGGATCTGTACTGGTTCGGATCGCCGAGCGTGATGGGCGGGCTGACGTGGGACAACACCAACTTTCCCAATCCGTCGAGCAACCTGACGGCGTTGGCAAATCTGGGCGTCAAGACCATCAATATCCACGAGGAATACATCAACAACGCCAACCAACCCGCGCTCAGCAACTTCAACGCAGCGGCAGCGGCGCATTATCTCCTGACCACCGATGCCGCGATGACAACGCCGAGCATCCAGGTGAATAACGGGTTTTACAACTCGGCCGGCTATGTCGATTTTTCCAACCCGTCGGCGCGCGGTTGGTGGTTTTCGAAGATCAAGCCGTTGTATGACGCGGGCATCGCGGGATTCTGGACGGACCTCGGCGAACCGGAACAGGACAACGCGAATGATTACCTGTTGGGCGGGCATCGCGAGTCGGAGATGCACAACGTCTACAACTTTCTGTGGCATCAGGGACTGGCGGAGGGATTTGCCGCAAACTATCCCAATGCGCGGCTGTACATCCTGAGCCGCTCGGGGTTTGCGGGCGACCACCGGTTTGGCGTGGGGCATTGGACGAATGATACCGGCGCGGATTGGACAACGTTCGCGGCGCATCTGAATGCGATCTGCAATTATGGTTTGTCAGGCTTGAACTATTTCGGGAGCGACATCGGCGGGTTCACGGGAACACCGACGGATGAGCTGTATGTGCGGTGGTTTCAGTTCGGGGCATTTTGTCCGGTGTTTCGCGCCCACGGCGTGGACAGCAAGCCGGTGGCCCCGTACGAGTTCGATCTGTTTGTGCAGGATCATTGCCGCAACATGATGAAGTTGCATTATCGCCTGTTGCCGTACGAGTACACGACGGCACGCGAGACATTTGACACGGGAATCCCGATGGATCGCGCGCTGCCGCTGGCGTTCCCAGGCGACACCAACGGGTTCGTCAATGGCACACAATTCATGTTCGGATCGAATATCATGGTCGCCCCGGTGATCACACAGGGAGCAGGCTCGCGGTCCGTTTACCTGCCGGGCGGAAAGTGGGTCGACCTTTGGGGCGGACAGGTGCTCAATGGACCAGTGACGACAAACTGGCCGGCCCCCATGGGACAGATCCCCGCGTTCTACCGCGACAACTCGATCACGCCTCTCGGGCCGTACGTCCAGTCGAGTCAGTTCGACGACGGCAGCCTGCGCGGCGTGCGCGTCTACTGCAGTACGAACGCCGGCTATACACTCTACGATGACGATGGCGTGTCGACCGGATTTCGCTCCAATCAGTTCGCCACCACTTCGATCAGTGCGGCGGTGTTAAGCAATAGCGTGGCCCTAAACATCGGCGGTGCAGCGGGCTCGTACGTCGGTCAGCCAACTCAGCGCACCTGGCAGGTGGAAGTGTATTGCACGAATGCTGTTTCCGCCGTGGTCGCGGACGGCGCGTCATTGGCCAGCTTCACCAGCGCGGAATCGTTGACCTCGGCTCCGTCAGGTTACTACGTGGACGGCGCGGAACATCTGGTACGGATGGTGATACCGTCGGCGCCGATCACCCAATCGCATCTGGTAACAACGTACCTCAACCAGACACCGCCGCCCCCTTACGAGGCGCGGATTAACGGCGGCGGTCGTCCCTATCTCGATCACGGCGGGGCGATGTGGGTGGAAGATCGCCCCTGGCACGCGGGCTCGTTTGGTATCAATGGTGGCGGCAGCAACATGATCGCCAACGCGATTGCCGGCACGGATGACGACGTCCTCTACCAATCGGAACATCTCGGCGTGACCTTCACGGCGCTGTTCGATTGTCCAAACGGGACGTACGAAACAACCTTGTACAACGCGGAGACTCGCTGGAATGCCCCCGGTCAGCGGCTTTTCAACGTCTCCATCCTGGGCCAGCAGGTCTTGAGCAATTTCGACATCTTCGCCGCTGCGGGTGGGTCCAACAAGGCGATCGCGGTCACATTCACCAACATTGTCTCCAGCGGACAACTCGAAATTGACTTCAACGACGTCGCCACCGCGTTCGAGACCAATGCCCGTGTCTCCGCCATCCGCGTAAAAAAAATCGCCGATCCCGTCTTTGAATCAGTCCCCCCGTCCGTCGCCATTAACTCGCCCACGAATGGCTCCACAGTCGCGGGCACCGTCTCGGTCACGGGCTTGGCCAGCGACAACGTCGCCGTGGCGAAGGTCGAGGTCAGTGTCGATAATGGGGGCTGGAGCATCGCCACGGGCACGACGAACTGGTCGTTCTCGCTCACCACGCCGGCCATCGTGAACGGCCTGCACACCATCTCCGCGCGCGCCACCGACGGATCGGGCAACGTGTCGAGCATCCCGTCCGTCACGGTGCGCGTGATCAACGTGCCGGGCGCCTACCTCGCGCGCATCAGCGCCGGTAATCCGAGCAACGTCACCGATTGCGCCTCGAACGTGTGGGTGGCGGACCAGGCTTACTCACCCGGTTCGTTTGGGTATTCGGGAAATGGCGCCGGCGGTTACGTCAACAACGCGATTTCCGGCGTCTGCGCGAGCGTATGGCCGCTCTATCAGCGCGAGCGTTACAGCACCGCATCCGGGGGGTACAGTTACCTCTTCGATTGTCCCCCGGGCATCTACGAAACGATGCTGCTCGAGGCAGAGACCTACTGGAGTGGCAGCAATCAGCGGGTCTTTAACGTATTCCTTCAGGGCCAGGAGGTGCTGACTAATTTCGACATTTTCGCGACCGCCGGCGGCAAGAACATCCCGGTGACGCGCGTTTTCACATGTACCGTGGCCGCCGCGCAACTTGAAATGGACTTCATTCCGATCACCGACAACGCCCGCGCTTCGGGAATTCAAATCCGCAAGATCGCCGACCTTGATAGCGACGCCGATGGTATTCCCGATTGGTGGATGCTTGCGTACTTCAACCACCCGACGGGCCAGTTTGCCGACAACTCGCTGGCCAACCTGGACGCCGACGGCACCGGTCAGAACAACCTGTTCAAGTACAGCGCCGGATTGAATCCCATCGATCCGACTGCGGTGTTTGTTCTCAACGTTGCCGGTGTGCCGAACCAGCCATCACAGAATAATCTGTTCTTTGCTCCCGTGGCCTCCGGCAGAACCTATACCCCGCAGTTCAGTGTCGATCTGGCCAGCGGCATCTGGACGCAGCTTACCGGTTTTGCCGGTCCCATGACCAACGGTGGCCAGGTGACGATCACCGATTTGAACGCGACCCAGTCCAACAAGTTTTACCGCATCCATATCACCTATCCCTGA
- a CDS encoding TAXI family TRAP transporter solute-binding subunit, protein MMESPTTEKTRLARFLAVFTETFGLGRAAAISALLLIGSATIIAVFWFIHSAPPHAITISSGPEGSAFQKTAERYRAILARSGVKLNVLPSAGSLENLKRLCDPAFHVDIGFVQGGVTNEVETDQLVSLGSVAYEPLLVFYHSATPINLLSELNGKRLAIGPEGSGTRTLASALLQANGIEAGGATTLLDLDAEEAARALLAGTVDAVFLMGDSASTQTMRKLLRTPDIQLFDFAQADGYARRIHYLNKLQLPRGVVDFGKDIPPRDVNLVAPTVELVARANLHPALIDLLLEAAREVHGRAALFQHRDEFPAPLEVDLRLSDEARRYYTSGKSFLYRSLPFWLASRVNRILVAFVPMLFVLVPGLRLIPTVYRWQIRLRIYRSYRALLSVEQGAFANPTPQNREELLTRLAHIEKTTNKMKVPASFADQFYVLRQNIIFVHNKLTATTAPH, encoded by the coding sequence ATGATGGAATCACCCACGACAGAAAAAACCCGTCTCGCCCGGTTTCTGGCAGTGTTCACGGAAACTTTTGGGCTTGGCCGTGCCGCGGCGATCAGCGCCCTTCTCCTAATTGGTTCTGCCACCATCATTGCCGTCTTCTGGTTCATTCACTCGGCCCCGCCCCACGCCATTACCATCAGCAGCGGTCCCGAGGGCAGTGCATTCCAAAAGACCGCCGAGAGATATCGCGCCATTCTGGCGCGTAGCGGTGTAAAGTTGAATGTCCTTCCGTCCGCAGGCTCGCTGGAAAACCTCAAACGGCTTTGCGACCCCGCTTTTCATGTCGACATTGGGTTCGTTCAAGGTGGCGTGACCAATGAGGTCGAGACCGACCAACTGGTTTCGCTCGGGAGTGTCGCCTACGAACCGCTGCTGGTTTTCTATCACAGCGCCACACCGATCAACCTGCTTTCCGAACTCAACGGCAAACGGCTGGCAATTGGCCCCGAGGGCAGTGGCACGCGGACCCTCGCTTCCGCCCTGCTTCAGGCCAACGGCATCGAAGCCGGTGGCGCGACCACGCTCCTGGATCTGGACGCCGAAGAGGCCGCCAGGGCATTGCTCGCGGGTACTGTGGATGCTGTCTTCTTGATGGGCGACTCCGCCTCGACACAGACCATGCGCAAGCTTCTGCGGACACCGGACATCCAGCTTTTCGATTTCGCCCAAGCCGACGGTTATGCGCGCCGCATCCATTACCTGAACAAGCTCCAGCTTCCGCGGGGAGTCGTTGATTTTGGGAAGGACATTCCGCCGCGCGATGTCAACCTGGTCGCCCCGACGGTCGAACTGGTTGCGCGGGCCAACCTGCATCCTGCGTTGATCGATTTGTTGCTGGAGGCCGCGCGTGAAGTGCATGGGCGCGCTGCCCTGTTCCAGCACCGTGACGAATTCCCGGCTCCGCTGGAAGTTGACCTGCGCCTCAGTGACGAAGCACGCCGTTACTACACATCGGGCAAGAGTTTCCTCTACCGTTCCCTGCCCTTCTGGCTGGCCAGCCGCGTAAATCGCATCCTGGTGGCCTTTGTCCCGATGTTGTTCGTGTTGGTCCCGGGACTGCGACTCATCCCGACGGTCTATCGCTGGCAAATCCGCCTGCGGATCTACCGTTCCTACCGCGCGCTGTTATCGGTCGAACAGGGCGCCTTCGCCAACCCGACACCCCAGAATCGGGAGGAATTGCTCACCCGCCTCGCGCACATCGAGAAAACCACGAATAAAATGAAAGTCCCGGCTTCCTTCGCCGACCAATTCTACGTCCTCCGCCAGAACATCATCTTTGTTCACAATAAGCTGACAGCCACAACCGCGCCGCACTGA
- a CDS encoding gluconokinase, whose translation MKRRLSRDQSSVLILSIDIGTSSLRTALFDARSRRLVRTTAQEAYSLRVTADGGAELSPQTLRQTFLRCLAKTLRVYRTDRTLRLRPIIAVGTSCFWHSLLGVDESGRALTPIYTWADSRSREDAARLRGEFSERAVHARTGCMLRSSFWPAKLLWLRRTQPKLFASVTHWMSPAEWLQREFCGDACCSYAMASATGLFNPATLRWDAGLLKRCRISPRKLNALSEEPLQSSARLGRRFPELREALWFPAIGDGAASNLGSGATKPGLAALNVGTSAAIRLVSRVQRARAPFGLFCYRVDAKRLLIGGAVSNAGNLRTWCVRQLNLPHDPKELERALAARLTPLHGLTVLPFWVSERAPTWPEELHGAIVGLKNSSSALDILQATREAVFQRLAQIAELLPIRKFVVSGGIQKSPADMQRLADVLGRSLIVCSEPEASLRGAAVFAFEKLGVTVPSPSAGRVIHPRLQFTRQYMMARRRQQRLEKLLGSSRLL comes from the coding sequence ATGAAGCGCAGGCTTTCGCGTGACCAATCATCAGTCCTCATCCTATCCATCGACATTGGCACCTCGTCGCTGCGCACCGCACTGTTCGATGCGCGCAGCCGGCGGCTCGTTCGTACCACGGCGCAGGAGGCATATTCATTGCGAGTCACGGCAGATGGCGGCGCGGAACTCTCACCGCAAACGCTGCGGCAAACTTTCCTACGGTGCCTGGCCAAAACGCTGCGCGTGTATCGCACCGACCGGACACTTCGCCTGCGTCCGATCATCGCCGTCGGCACGTCCTGTTTTTGGCACAGCTTGCTCGGCGTGGATGAAAGTGGACGGGCGTTGACACCGATTTACACGTGGGCGGATTCGCGCAGCCGCGAAGATGCGGCGCGATTGCGTGGAGAATTTTCCGAGCGCGCGGTACACGCGCGGACGGGGTGCATGTTACGTTCGTCATTCTGGCCCGCGAAACTGCTTTGGTTGCGACGCACGCAGCCGAAACTTTTCGCAAGCGTGACGCACTGGATGTCGCCCGCCGAATGGCTGCAGCGTGAGTTTTGCGGGGACGCGTGCTGCAGTTACGCCATGGCAAGCGCGACGGGCCTGTTCAATCCCGCCACGCTACGGTGGGACGCGGGACTTCTCAAGCGTTGCCGCATTTCACCGCGAAAACTCAACGCGCTGAGCGAAGAGCCTCTCCAATCGTCGGCCCGACTGGGCCGCAGATTTCCGGAGTTGCGCGAGGCCCTGTGGTTCCCCGCCATCGGCGATGGCGCAGCGAGCAATTTGGGCTCGGGCGCGACGAAGCCGGGCCTGGCCGCGCTGAATGTCGGGACCAGCGCGGCGATTCGACTGGTGAGCCGCGTCCAAAGGGCGCGCGCGCCGTTTGGACTGTTCTGTTATCGCGTTGATGCGAAACGTCTGCTGATCGGCGGCGCGGTGAGCAACGCGGGCAACCTGCGCACATGGTGCGTGCGGCAACTGAATCTGCCGCACGATCCAAAAGAGCTGGAGCGCGCATTGGCGGCGCGGCTGACGCCGTTGCACGGACTCACCGTGTTGCCGTTTTGGGTGAGCGAACGCGCCCCCACGTGGCCGGAGGAATTGCACGGCGCAATTGTCGGCTTGAAGAATTCCAGTTCGGCGCTGGACATTCTGCAGGCAACGCGGGAAGCGGTCTTCCAGCGGTTGGCACAGATTGCCGAATTGTTGCCCATCCGGAAGTTTGTGGTCTCCGGAGGAATCCAGAAATCACCGGCGGACATGCAACGGCTCGCGGATGTGCTCGGCCGCAGTCTGATCGTTTGCAGCGAACCCGAAGCGTCGCTGCGCGGTGCGGCGGTGTTTGCGTTCGAGAAACTGGGCGTCACAGTGCCTTCGCCCTCAGCGGGTCGCGTGATCCATCCGCGTCTGCAATTCACGCGTCAATATATGATGGCACGACGGCGACAACAGCGGCTGGAGAAATTGTTGGGATCAAGCCGGCTTCTGTGA
- a CDS encoding NAD(P)-dependent oxidoreductase translates to MKATTRLGWIGSGVMGLSMCGNLLGKGYAVTVYSRTKSKAQPLLEKGAQWGDSPRFVANQSDVLFSMVGYPRDVREVYFGENGVFAGVKPGSLVIDMTTTEPSLSKEIYAAAKANGVDAIDAPVSGGDVGARNATLSIMVGGDADAVERTRPLLEILGKTIIHQGGPGAGQHAKMCNQIVIAGTMIGVCESLLYGHKAGLDLDTMLQSIRGGAAGCWSLDNLAPRILQHNFAPGFLVDHFVKDMEIALAEAERMNLTLPGLKLVHDLYRAVQAQGHGRSGTHALYLALEAMSQKPA, encoded by the coding sequence ATGAAAGCCACCACACGTCTGGGCTGGATCGGCTCGGGGGTCATGGGCCTGTCGATGTGCGGAAATCTCCTCGGCAAGGGCTACGCGGTCACGGTCTACAGCCGCACGAAGTCCAAGGCCCAGCCGTTGCTGGAGAAGGGCGCGCAGTGGGGCGATTCGCCTCGGTTCGTCGCGAATCAATCGGATGTCCTGTTCAGCATGGTTGGTTATCCACGCGATGTGCGGGAGGTTTATTTCGGCGAAAACGGGGTGTTCGCCGGCGTGAAACCCGGCAGCCTTGTGATCGACATGACCACCACCGAACCGAGCTTGTCGAAAGAGATTTACGCGGCGGCCAAAGCAAACGGCGTCGACGCCATCGACGCGCCGGTTTCCGGCGGCGACGTCGGCGCGCGCAACGCCACGCTCTCGATCATGGTTGGTGGCGACGCGGATGCAGTTGAGAGGACGCGTCCATTGTTGGAAATTCTCGGCAAGACCATCATTCATCAGGGCGGGCCGGGCGCCGGGCAGCACGCCAAGATGTGCAATCAGATTGTCATCGCGGGCACGATGATCGGCGTCTGCGAAAGCCTGCTCTACGGGCACAAAGCCGGTCTCGATCTCGACACCATGCTGCAATCGATTCGCGGGGGCGCTGCAGGCTGCTGGAGTCTCGACAATCTCGCCCCGCGCATCCTGCAACACAATTTCGCTCCCGGTTTTCTCGTGGACCACTTCGTCAAGGACATGGAGATCGCCCTCGCGGAAGCGGAGCGCATGAACCTCACGCTGCCGGGACTAAAACTGGTGCACGACCTCTACCGAGCCGTCCAGGCACAGGGACACGGCCGTAGCGGTACGCACGCGCTGTACCTCGCGCTGGAGGCGATGTCACAGAAGCCGGCTTGA
- a CDS encoding zinc-dependent alcohol dehydrogenase family protein produces MRAMLLETPKQPLRLKEVPVPRPKPNQILVRVHACGVCRTDLHIVDGELTEPKLPLIPGHEIVGSVAEIGEKVRNFRIGDRVGVPWLAFACGECRYCKKDQENLCENALFTGYTVNGGFAEYTVADARFSFRLTADPGDAETAPWLCAGLIGYRSYRIAGKDAQNLGLYGFGAAAHILTQVAIYQKRRVYAFTRPGDSKGQEFARRLGAVWAGGSDERPPEQLDAAIIFAPVGALVPAALRAVGKGGVVVCGGIHMSDIPSFPYQLLWEERAVRSVANLTRRDGEEFLKLAPEVPVKTQAQMYPLDRANDALQDLRDGKIEGAAVLSMDAS; encoded by the coding sequence ATGCGCGCGATGCTGCTGGAGACGCCGAAGCAGCCACTGCGTCTGAAGGAAGTGCCCGTTCCCCGTCCCAAGCCGAACCAAATTCTGGTTCGCGTCCATGCTTGCGGGGTATGTCGCACGGATTTGCATATCGTTGACGGGGAACTTACCGAACCAAAGCTTCCGCTGATACCCGGCCATGAAATCGTGGGAAGCGTCGCTGAGATCGGCGAGAAAGTCCGAAACTTTCGCATCGGCGACCGGGTGGGTGTGCCCTGGCTGGCATTTGCCTGCGGCGAGTGTCGTTACTGCAAGAAGGACCAGGAGAACCTTTGTGAGAATGCGCTCTTCACTGGTTACACGGTCAACGGTGGCTTTGCAGAATACACGGTGGCTGATGCGCGATTCAGTTTTCGCCTTACGGCAGACCCCGGGGACGCGGAGACTGCGCCGTGGTTGTGCGCCGGCCTGATCGGCTATCGCTCGTATCGAATCGCCGGGAAGGACGCACAGAACCTGGGGCTTTATGGATTTGGCGCGGCAGCTCACATCCTCACTCAAGTGGCGATCTACCAGAAAAGACGAGTTTACGCTTTTACAAGACCGGGAGACAGCAAGGGCCAGGAGTTTGCCCGACGCCTCGGGGCGGTGTGGGCCGGTGGTTCCGACGAACGGCCGCCGGAACAATTGGATGCGGCCATCATCTTTGCGCCCGTCGGCGCGCTGGTTCCGGCTGCCCTTCGCGCGGTCGGCAAGGGGGGTGTAGTTGTTTGCGGTGGAATTCACATGAGCGATATTCCTTCCTTTCCGTATCAACTGCTTTGGGAAGAACGAGCTGTGCGGTCGGTCGCCAATCTGACGCGTCGGGATGGTGAGGAATTCCTGAAGCTTGCTCCGGAAGTGCCGGTCAAAACCCAGGCGCAGATGTATCCACTGGACCGGGCCAATGATGCTTTGCAGGATTTGCGTGACGGGAAAATTGAGGGTGCGGCTGTGCTATCAATGGACGCATCCTAA
- a CDS encoding NAD(P)H-hydrate dehydratase — MKAVTTGQIRELDQRTIAAGTPGEELMERAGYAVARATIQFLKRQDARSVLLFAGKGNNGGDAIVAARHLAGAGCQPTLVLLCRRNELQGDPLLHFQKLVSAIRVYELPTLDELSGIVAETEPAVVVDGLLGTGLKGEVREPYATAIKVINGLHLPVVAIDIPSGLGSDTGEVHGFGVRADLTVTMALPKIGLLKPAAADFVGRIEVADIGIPREFVEQISTDVELLTAQDVKPLLPPRRRSAHKGDFGHLLVIAGSEGYTGAPVMVAHAAARAGAGLVTLAVPHNIYPIVAAQCPPEVMPQPVDFEQLNPGYFARFDAVAIGPGLGQQAETQKLVWKVVSSCPLPMVVDADALNAMAQGVAALKKLQKPLVLTPHPGEMARLISKTAKEVQADRWGMARGFAQEYGVVMVLKGAGTVVTDKSGGLWVNSTGNPGMAKGGMGDALTGIIGAFLAQGMGTLDAVRAGVFLHGLAGDLANEKLGARAMLTTDLIEHLGPAFATLDQT, encoded by the coding sequence ATGAAAGCGGTTACGACCGGGCAAATACGGGAACTCGACCAACGCACCATCGCCGCCGGCACGCCCGGGGAGGAACTCATGGAACGCGCGGGCTATGCCGTTGCGCGGGCCACGATTCAGTTTCTCAAACGGCAGGACGCACGCTCGGTGTTGCTGTTCGCGGGAAAGGGGAACAACGGCGGAGACGCAATCGTGGCGGCGCGGCATTTGGCGGGGGCCGGGTGCCAGCCTACACTGGTGTTGCTCTGTCGCCGCAACGAGCTGCAGGGCGATCCGTTACTGCATTTCCAGAAGCTCGTCAGCGCGATTCGCGTTTACGAATTGCCAACCCTCGACGAACTTTCCGGGATCGTGGCCGAAACGGAACCGGCGGTTGTTGTCGACGGCTTGCTCGGCACGGGACTGAAGGGCGAGGTGCGCGAGCCGTACGCGACAGCGATCAAGGTGATCAACGGCCTGCATTTGCCTGTCGTAGCCATCGACATCCCCTCGGGCCTTGGTAGCGATACAGGCGAAGTGCATGGGTTCGGCGTTCGGGCGGATTTGACGGTCACCATGGCTCTGCCGAAGATCGGTTTGCTGAAACCAGCCGCGGCGGATTTCGTGGGTCGCATCGAAGTCGCCGACATCGGAATTCCGCGGGAGTTTGTCGAGCAGATTTCCACCGACGTGGAACTACTCACGGCCCAGGACGTCAAGCCGCTGTTGCCGCCGCGCCGTCGTTCCGCGCATAAAGGCGACTTCGGTCATCTGTTGGTCATCGCCGGTTCCGAAGGCTACACGGGCGCGCCCGTGATGGTGGCACACGCCGCCGCCCGCGCGGGCGCGGGACTGGTCACATTGGCTGTGCCGCACAACATCTATCCCATTGTTGCGGCACAATGCCCGCCGGAAGTGATGCCGCAGCCCGTAGACTTCGAGCAACTCAATCCGGGTTATTTCGCCCGATTTGATGCCGTCGCCATTGGTCCCGGACTCGGTCAGCAGGCCGAAACGCAGAAGCTGGTCTGGAAAGTGGTGAGCAGTTGTCCTCTGCCGATGGTGGTGGACGCCGACGCCTTGAACGCCATGGCCCAGGGCGTGGCGGCGTTGAAGAAACTGCAAAAGCCGCTCGTGCTCACGCCGCATCCCGGCGAAATGGCACGACTCATCAGCAAAACGGCAAAGGAAGTGCAAGCGGACCGCTGGGGTATGGCCCGGGGTTTTGCCCAAGAGTATGGGGTCGTCATGGTTCTGAAAGGCGCGGGGACGGTGGTCACTGACAAGTCGGGCGGACTCTGGGTCAATTCGACCGGCAATCCCGGCATGGCCAAGGGCGGCATGGGCGATGCGCTCACCGGAATCATCGGCGCATTCCTCGCGCAGGGCATGGGGACGCTCGACGCCGTGCGCGCGGGTGTGTTCCTCCACGGACTCGCCGGTGATCTTGCGAACGAGAAACTTGGCGCGCGCGCGATGCTGACCACGGATTTGATTGAACATCTCGGCCCCGCCTTCGCGACGCTGGACCAGACGTGA